In Listeria cossartiae subsp. cossartiae, the following proteins share a genomic window:
- a CDS encoding murein hydrolase activator EnvC family protein: MLKKYGVATALSLLIIAAPLSGAHAESINDMQKRQNEIEQKKSELDKNLDSKNTELNHLESAEKDAAKELESLLKSIDETDKKLKEQEGKVDSENEKLKQLKKEMEKLRNDIRDRQKVLDNRARAIQTTGTATAYLDMIFEANDFKELIDRVTVVSAIVKADQDIMQDQKDDQDKLKVAETTSEKKLENLKVLAVELEVSKNNMESQKQEKNDLVMALANKKDLTKSEQSLLASEQGALTDEEKRLASSIAGEKAKQEAAIKAAEEKRMQEAASSSHNSTTVNNSGSGSSGSTETVGSGGSGLFIKPASGILTSGFSERTNPVTGKYESHKGQDIAGGGTITVSAAASGTVVFSGFGASGSGFGGYGYVVKIDHGNGYQTLYGHMRAGSLKVVTGQRVSQGQPIGIMGSTGQSTGQHLHFEIHKNGVPVNPAPYL, from the coding sequence ATGTTAAAAAAATATGGGGTAGCAACAGCACTAAGCCTATTGATTATTGCCGCACCATTAAGCGGCGCACATGCGGAAAGCATTAATGACATGCAAAAACGCCAAAATGAAATCGAACAAAAGAAATCAGAACTCGATAAAAATTTAGATTCGAAAAACACAGAACTAAACCACTTAGAAAGCGCTGAAAAAGACGCTGCTAAAGAATTAGAATCACTTTTAAAAAGCATTGATGAAACAGATAAGAAATTAAAAGAGCAAGAAGGTAAAGTAGATTCTGAAAATGAGAAACTCAAGCAACTGAAAAAAGAAATGGAAAAACTACGTAACGACATTCGCGATCGTCAAAAAGTACTTGATAACAGAGCGCGTGCTATCCAAACAACTGGAACAGCAACTGCTTACTTAGATATGATTTTTGAAGCGAATGATTTTAAAGAACTTATCGACCGCGTGACAGTTGTATCCGCAATTGTAAAAGCGGACCAAGACATTATGCAAGACCAAAAAGATGATCAAGATAAACTAAAAGTAGCAGAAACTACTTCTGAGAAAAAACTGGAAAACTTAAAAGTACTTGCAGTTGAATTAGAAGTTTCGAAAAACAACATGGAAAGTCAAAAACAAGAAAAAAATGATTTAGTAATGGCTCTTGCGAATAAAAAAGACTTAACGAAGAGCGAACAAAGTCTTTTAGCTAGTGAACAAGGTGCGCTCACTGATGAAGAAAAACGACTTGCTTCCAGTATCGCTGGTGAAAAAGCAAAACAAGAAGCGGCAATCAAAGCAGCTGAGGAAAAACGTATGCAAGAAGCCGCATCAAGTTCTCACAATTCAACAACTGTAAATAATTCAGGTTCAGGCTCAAGCGGATCAACCGAAACAGTTGGCTCCGGTGGCAGTGGTCTATTTATTAAACCAGCATCTGGAATTTTAACGTCTGGATTTAGCGAACGAACCAACCCGGTAACTGGTAAATATGAATCTCATAAGGGACAAGATATTGCAGGTGGAGGTACTATCACAGTATCGGCCGCTGCATCAGGAACAGTAGTATTTTCTGGCTTCGGTGCTTCAGGTAGTGGCTTTGGCGGCTATGGTTATGTTGTTAAAATTGACCACGGTAATGGTTACCAAACACTATACGGACATATGCGCGCAGGCAGCCTAAAAGTAGTTACTGGTCAACGCGTTTCCCAAGGCCAACCAATTGGTATTATGGGATCAACCGGCCAATCGACTGGTCAACATCTTCATTTTGAAATTCACAAAAATGGCGTTCCAGTCAATCCAGCACCATATCTATAA
- a CDS encoding C40 family peptidase, with protein MKKNTFIAISLAAVISLTPAFTTNVSADVNTDIQNQDKKINDIKSKKTDLQSDLSGLVADLEKAQEKAKTLQGEFDQTGKELKKLNEDIKSINERIKERETVLKERARAMQKTSNSNAYLEVILDAENLSDLVGRVSAVNQLVESDKTILEDQQNDEKALKTKQTAVKKKQEEQATAIHEYEAEQNKIEAQKAEKEAIVAQLASEQATAENEKAGLVNAAKAASERATALRAATSSNVGESNNSSSSKNNSTSVEAASNNAAPSNVAPSTGGGYGSMMSAARAQLGKPYSLGASGPSAFDCSGFTSYAFRAAGVSLPRTSGGQYAAASKISASQAKPGDLVFFNYGSGIAHVGIYVGGGQMINAQNNGVKYDNITSGYWAKYLVGYGRVANF; from the coding sequence TTGAAGAAGAATACGTTTATTGCGATTTCACTCGCAGCAGTTATCAGTTTAACACCGGCCTTTACCACAAATGTTTCTGCCGACGTGAATACAGACATTCAAAATCAAGATAAAAAAATCAACGACATCAAGTCTAAGAAAACAGATTTACAATCAGATCTTTCTGGTTTAGTAGCTGACCTTGAGAAAGCGCAAGAAAAAGCGAAAACTTTACAAGGAGAATTTGATCAAACTGGTAAAGAACTTAAAAAACTAAATGAAGATATTAAAAGTATCAATGAACGTATTAAAGAACGCGAAACAGTTTTAAAAGAACGTGCTCGCGCAATGCAAAAAACTTCTAATTCTAACGCTTATCTTGAAGTTATCTTAGATGCAGAAAACCTTTCCGATTTAGTTGGTCGTGTTTCTGCAGTTAATCAATTAGTTGAATCTGACAAAACTATTTTAGAAGATCAACAAAATGATGAAAAAGCTTTAAAAACAAAACAAACTGCTGTTAAGAAAAAACAAGAAGAACAAGCAACAGCAATTCATGAATACGAAGCAGAACAAAACAAAATTGAAGCACAAAAAGCTGAAAAAGAAGCAATCGTTGCTCAACTAGCTTCTGAACAAGCTACTGCTGAAAACGAAAAAGCTGGTCTTGTAAATGCAGCTAAAGCAGCGTCTGAACGCGCAACTGCTTTACGTGCAGCAACATCTTCAAACGTTGGAGAATCAAATAATTCTTCTTCTAGCAAAAATAATTCTACATCTGTAGAAGCAGCTAGTAACAATGCAGCACCATCTAATGTTGCTCCATCAACTGGTGGCGGATATGGTTCGATGATGTCTGCAGCAAGAGCGCAACTTGGAAAACCTTATAGCCTTGGAGCAAGCGGCCCAAGCGCGTTTGACTGTTCTGGATTTACTTCTTATGCATTCCGTGCAGCTGGCGTTTCTCTTCCAAGAACTTCTGGTGGACAATATGCAGCAGCTTCAAAAATCAGTGCTAGTCAAGCAAAACCAGGTGACTTAGTATTCTTTAACTACGGAAGCGGAATTGCTCACGTTGGAATTTACGTTGGTGGCGGTCAAATGATCAACGCGCAAAACAATGGCGTTAAATATGACAACATCACTAGCGGTTACTGGGCTAAATATCTTGTAGGATATGGCCGTGTAGCTAACTTCTAA
- the ftsX gene encoding permease-like cell division protein FtsX translates to MKFRTVGRHIRESFKSLYRNGWMTFAAASAVTVTLILVSVFFAILINMNKLATDVENNVQINVHISLSADKKQQQELEKNIEKIDGVDSVSFSSKDDELKKLVGAYGKNFELFKQDNPLYDVFVVEAKEPTQTKEIAKKIEKLQYVDNVEYGEKTVDKLFDTLKWGRYAGIILSIGLLLTAMFLISNTIKIAIFSRRREIEIMKLVGATNWFIRWPFVLEGAWLGLIGSIVPVVLTFIGYVNIYNLINPKLVTSSLSLLPPTPFAYQISGLIIAIGVLIGIWGSVISIRRFLKV, encoded by the coding sequence ATGAAATTTAGGACTGTAGGAAGACATATAAGAGAAAGTTTTAAGAGCCTTTACCGGAATGGTTGGATGACCTTTGCAGCAGCGAGTGCAGTAACAGTAACACTTATCTTAGTCAGCGTGTTTTTTGCAATATTGATCAACATGAACAAGCTTGCAACAGATGTAGAAAACAATGTACAAATTAACGTACATATTTCTCTAAGCGCAGACAAGAAACAGCAGCAAGAACTTGAGAAAAACATTGAGAAGATTGATGGAGTTGATAGTGTCAGCTTTTCTTCTAAGGATGACGAATTGAAGAAATTAGTTGGCGCGTACGGCAAAAACTTCGAATTGTTTAAACAAGATAATCCACTATATGACGTCTTCGTTGTAGAAGCTAAAGAGCCGACACAAACGAAGGAAATTGCTAAAAAAATAGAAAAATTACAGTACGTAGATAATGTAGAGTATGGCGAGAAAACAGTCGACAAATTGTTTGATACCTTGAAATGGGGCCGATATGCTGGTATTATACTAAGCATTGGTTTATTACTAACAGCAATGTTCTTAATATCAAACACAATCAAGATTGCCATTTTCTCCCGTCGTAGAGAAATAGAAATAATGAAATTAGTAGGAGCGACCAACTGGTTCATACGCTGGCCTTTCGTTTTAGAAGGAGCTTGGCTGGGATTAATTGGCTCGATTGTACCGGTTGTGTTAACATTCATAGGTTATGTTAACATTTACAACTTAATCAATCCGAAGTTAGTGACTAGCTCACTATCACTTCTACCACCAACACCATTTGCCTATCAAATTAGTGGCTTGATTATTGCAATCGGCGTACTAATCGGGATTTGGGGAAGCGTAATATCTATCCGCAGATTCTTGAAAGTTTAA
- the ftsE gene encoding cell division ATP-binding protein FtsE produces the protein MILMEDVYKKYPNGITAANGLNISIGEGEFVYVVGPSGAGKSTFIKMIYREERATKGKIIVDKFDLINMKNREIPYLRRNVGVVFQDYKLLQSKTVYENIAYAMEVVETEPSIIKERVMEVLDLVNLKHKVRMLPDELSGGEQQRISIARSIANMPKVLIADEPTGNLDPDTSWEIMNILEEISNRGTTIVMATHNKEIVNTLKHRVVAIENGRIVRDEQQGEYGYEI, from the coding sequence ATGATATTAATGGAAGATGTTTATAAGAAATACCCTAACGGCATAACAGCTGCTAATGGTCTTAACATTAGCATTGGCGAAGGGGAATTTGTTTATGTAGTAGGTCCGAGTGGTGCTGGTAAATCTACCTTCATCAAAATGATTTACAGAGAAGAACGAGCGACAAAAGGTAAAATCATCGTAGACAAATTTGATTTGATTAATATGAAAAATCGTGAAATCCCATATCTTCGTCGTAACGTAGGCGTGGTATTCCAAGATTACAAATTACTTCAAAGCAAAACAGTTTACGAAAACATTGCTTATGCGATGGAAGTGGTTGAAACAGAACCATCCATAATTAAAGAACGTGTTATGGAAGTACTTGATTTAGTCAACCTCAAGCATAAAGTAAGAATGTTGCCGGATGAACTTTCCGGTGGTGAGCAACAGCGGATATCCATTGCCCGTTCGATTGCGAATATGCCTAAAGTATTAATAGCAGATGAACCGACCGGTAACCTGGATCCTGATACTTCATGGGAAATCATGAACATCCTTGAAGAAATAAGCAATCGCGGAACAACCATCGTGATGGCAACCCACAACAAAGAAATTGTTAACACATTGAAACACCGGGTAGTCGCTATCGAGAATGGAAGAATTGTTCGAGATGAGCAGCAAGGAGAATATGGCTATGAAATTTAG
- a CDS encoding YitT family protein translates to MVNKRKKQPLSPIVSKLIEYVYVIIGAALIALAFNVLLLPNHVASGGVSGISTIINYLTGWNPAFIQWAFNIPLFLAGLFFLGYQFGLKTFVGTMLLPFFVYLTQGLEPWTHEPLVAALFGGVLVGMGLGIVFRGKASTGGTDVAAQILHKYSHLTLGICVALIDGFVVISAMFVFDIESGLYALVGLFATSKTIDLVQVGLNQSKTVFIISENQESIRQAILFKIDRGITRLSAKGGYTEDDKQILLCVIAQSEFSRLKEVIKEIDPEAFVVVMSASEVMGEGFTS, encoded by the coding sequence ATGGTAAATAAAAGAAAGAAACAACCATTATCCCCAATTGTTTCTAAATTAATTGAGTATGTTTATGTCATTATTGGTGCAGCGCTAATTGCACTAGCCTTCAACGTCCTGCTTCTCCCAAATCATGTTGCTTCTGGCGGCGTGAGCGGGATAAGTACGATTATTAATTATTTAACTGGTTGGAACCCTGCTTTTATTCAGTGGGCATTTAATATCCCTTTATTTCTAGCAGGATTATTCTTTTTAGGTTATCAATTTGGTTTAAAAACGTTTGTCGGCACGATGCTTTTGCCGTTTTTTGTGTACTTAACACAAGGTTTAGAACCGTGGACACATGAACCATTAGTCGCTGCACTATTTGGTGGTGTACTAGTGGGAATGGGGCTCGGTATCGTTTTCCGCGGCAAAGCTTCCACTGGTGGTACCGATGTAGCGGCGCAAATTTTGCATAAATATTCCCATTTAACATTAGGGATTTGTGTAGCATTAATTGACGGTTTTGTTGTTATTTCGGCGATGTTTGTTTTTGATATTGAATCTGGACTTTATGCGCTTGTCGGGCTTTTTGCAACAAGTAAAACGATTGATTTGGTTCAAGTTGGCCTTAATCAGTCGAAAACGGTCTTTATCATTTCAGAGAATCAAGAATCAATTCGCCAAGCAATTTTATTTAAAATTGATCGTGGGATTACGCGCCTTTCCGCAAAAGGTGGCTACACGGAAGATGACAAGCAAATTTTGTTATGTGTTATCGCTCAAAGTGAGTTTTCAAGGTTAAAAGAAGTTATAAAAGAGATTGATCCCGAGGCTTTTGTTGTCGTAATGAGCGCCAGCGAAGTAATGGGGGAAGGTTTCACGTCATAA
- the prfB gene encoding peptide chain release factor 2 (programmed frameshift) codes for MELAEIRNELEKTAQQIKDFRGSLDLDSMEVRIAELEDQMLDPNFWNDQQAAQKVINESNGYKETYQAFHALEEEQESMEISLELLKEEADEDLQAELEKDIKAYMATISEFELKLMLSDPYDKNNAILELHPGAGGTESQDWGSMLLRMYQRWSEKKGFKVEMLDYQAGDEAGIKSVTLLIKGHNAYGYLKAEKGVHRLVRISPFDSSGRRHTSFVSVDVMPELDDDIEIEVRTEDLKIDTYRATGAGGQHINTTDSAVRMTHIPSGIVVTCQSERSQLKNREQAMKMLKTKLYQKEQEEKERELAEIRGEQKEIGWGSQIRSYVFHPYSMVKDHRTNYETGNIQAVMDGDLDDFINAYLRSRIG; via the exons ATGGAATTAGCAGAAATTCGTAATGAACTAGAAAAAACAGCACAGCAAATCAAAGACTTTAGGGGGTCTCTT GACTTAGACAGCATGGAAGTTCGAATTGCTGAGTTAGAAGACCAAATGTTGGACCCGAATTTTTGGAACGACCAACAAGCAGCGCAAAAAGTAATTAATGAATCCAATGGATATAAAGAAACATACCAAGCGTTCCATGCACTGGAAGAAGAACAAGAAAGCATGGAAATTAGTTTGGAACTTTTAAAAGAAGAAGCAGATGAAGACTTGCAAGCAGAGCTAGAAAAAGATATTAAAGCCTACATGGCGACAATTAGCGAGTTTGAATTAAAACTAATGCTTAGTGATCCATATGACAAAAATAATGCTATTTTAGAACTTCATCCAGGTGCTGGTGGTACAGAATCACAAGACTGGGGCTCAATGTTATTACGTATGTACCAACGCTGGTCTGAGAAAAAAGGCTTTAAAGTGGAAATGCTGGATTACCAAGCAGGAGACGAAGCTGGAATTAAGAGTGTGACTCTACTTATCAAAGGCCACAATGCGTATGGCTACTTAAAAGCAGAAAAAGGCGTGCATCGTCTTGTTCGTATTTCGCCGTTTGACTCATCGGGTAGACGCCATACATCGTTTGTTTCTGTAGATGTAATGCCGGAATTAGATGACGATATCGAAATCGAAGTTCGTACAGAAGACTTGAAAATTGATACGTACCGCGCAACAGGTGCTGGTGGTCAGCATATTAATACAACTGACTCCGCTGTTCGGATGACGCATATTCCATCCGGGATTGTCGTAACGTGTCAATCAGAACGTTCGCAGCTTAAAAACCGTGAACAAGCAATGAAAATGTTAAAAACAAAGCTATATCAAAAAGAACAAGAAGAAAAAGAACGCGAGCTAGCAGAAATTCGTGGAGAACAAAAAGAAATTGGTTGGGGAAGCCAAATTCGTTCCTATGTTTTCCACCCTTACTCCATGGTGAAAGATCATCGCACAAATTACGAAACCGGTAATATTCAAGCGGTAATGGATGGAGATTTAGACGACTTTATCAATGCATATTTGCGTTCTAGGATTGGATAG
- the secA gene encoding preprotein translocase subunit SecA yields MAGLLKKIFESGKKDVKYLERKADEIIALADETAALSDDALREKTVEFKERVQKGETLDDLLVEAFAVAREGAKRALGLYPFKVQLMGGIVLHEGNIAEMKTGEGKTLTATLPVYLNALSGEGVHVVTVNEYLAHRDAEEMGVLYNFLGLSVGLNLNALSSTEKREAYACDITYSTNNELGFDYLRDNMVVYKEEMVQRPLAFAVIDEVDSILVDEARTPLIISGEAEKSTILYVRANTFVRTLTEEEDYTVDIKTKSVQLTEDGMTKGENYFDVDNLFDLENTVILHHIAQALKANYTMSLDVDYVAQDDEVLIVDQFTGRIMKGRRFSEGLHQALEAKEGVTIQNESKTMATITFQNYFRMYKKLAGMTGTAKTEEEEFRDIYNMRVIEIPTNKVIIRDDRPDLIFTTIEAKFNAVVEDIAERHAKGQPVLVGTVAIETSELISSKLKRKGIKHDVLNAKQHEREADIIKNAGERGAVTIATNMAGRGTDIKLGEGTIEAGGLAVIGTERHESRRIDNQLRGRSGRQGDPGVTQFYLSMEDELMRRFGSDNMKSMMERFGMAEDAIQSKMVSRAVESAQRRVEGNNFDSRKQVLQYDDVLRQQREVIYKQRYEVINAENSLREIIEQMIQRTVNFIVSGNASSHEPEEAWNLQGIVDYVDANLLPEGTITLEDLQNRTSEDIQNLILDKIKAAYDEKETLLPPEEFNEFEKVVLLRVVDTKWVDHIDAMDHLRDGIHLRAYGQIDPLREYQSEGFEMFEAMVSSIDEDVARYIMKAEIRQNLEREQVAKGEAVNPAEGKPEAKRQPIRKDQHIGRNDPCPCGSGKKYKNCHGKEA; encoded by the coding sequence ATGGCTGGACTATTGAAAAAGATTTTTGAATCAGGAAAAAAAGATGTTAAATATTTGGAGAGAAAAGCAGATGAAATTATTGCTTTAGCAGATGAAACTGCGGCTCTTTCGGATGATGCTCTACGCGAAAAAACAGTAGAGTTTAAAGAACGTGTTCAAAAAGGTGAAACGCTAGATGACTTATTGGTAGAAGCTTTTGCGGTTGCCAGAGAAGGTGCGAAACGTGCACTCGGCCTATATCCATTTAAAGTTCAATTAATGGGTGGGATTGTTTTACACGAAGGTAACATTGCCGAAATGAAAACTGGTGAAGGTAAAACGTTAACAGCGACATTGCCAGTTTATTTAAACGCGCTTTCTGGTGAAGGTGTGCATGTTGTTACGGTCAATGAGTACTTGGCTCATCGTGATGCAGAAGAAATGGGTGTTTTATATAATTTCCTAGGGCTTTCTGTAGGGCTTAACTTAAATGCTTTATCGAGCACAGAAAAACGTGAAGCTTATGCATGTGATATTACGTATAGCACAAATAATGAATTAGGATTTGACTACTTACGTGATAACATGGTCGTTTACAAAGAAGAAATGGTACAACGTCCGCTAGCGTTTGCGGTTATCGATGAAGTCGATTCTATTTTGGTCGATGAAGCGAGAACGCCGTTAATTATTTCTGGAGAAGCTGAGAAATCCACTATTCTATATGTGCGCGCAAATACGTTTGTTCGTACGCTTACAGAAGAGGAAGATTATACAGTTGATATTAAAACAAAATCTGTTCAACTAACCGAAGATGGGATGACAAAAGGGGAAAACTACTTTGATGTAGATAACCTTTTCGATTTAGAAAATACCGTTATTTTGCACCATATTGCTCAAGCGTTGAAAGCTAACTATACAATGAGCTTAGATGTTGACTATGTGGCTCAAGATGATGAAGTGTTAATCGTTGACCAATTTACTGGTCGTATTATGAAAGGCCGTCGTTTCAGTGAGGGATTACACCAAGCACTTGAAGCAAAAGAAGGCGTAACGATCCAAAACGAATCCAAAACAATGGCAACAATTACCTTCCAAAACTATTTCCGTATGTATAAAAAACTTGCCGGTATGACTGGTACAGCAAAAACGGAAGAAGAAGAATTCCGTGATATTTACAATATGCGCGTAATTGAAATCCCAACAAATAAAGTGATTATTCGTGATGATCGCCCTGATTTAATCTTTACTACGATTGAAGCGAAATTCAACGCAGTGGTAGAAGATATTGCAGAGCGTCATGCGAAAGGCCAACCTGTACTTGTTGGTACTGTTGCAATTGAAACGTCTGAGCTTATTTCTAGCAAATTAAAACGTAAAGGAATTAAGCATGATGTCTTGAACGCGAAACAACACGAACGCGAAGCTGATATCATTAAAAATGCTGGTGAACGTGGTGCGGTAACAATCGCAACCAATATGGCCGGTCGTGGTACGGATATCAAACTTGGTGAAGGTACGATTGAAGCAGGTGGTTTAGCCGTTATTGGTACGGAACGCCATGAATCTCGTCGTATTGATAACCAGTTGCGTGGTCGTTCTGGTCGTCAAGGGGACCCAGGTGTGACACAGTTTTATCTTTCTATGGAAGATGAACTGATGCGCCGCTTTGGTTCTGATAACATGAAGTCGATGATGGAACGCTTTGGTATGGCAGAAGATGCTATCCAAAGTAAAATGGTAAGTCGTGCAGTTGAGTCAGCACAAAGACGTGTAGAAGGAAATAACTTTGATTCCCGGAAACAAGTTTTACAATATGATGATGTACTTCGCCAACAACGGGAAGTTATCTATAAACAACGCTATGAAGTAATTAATGCGGAAAACAGCTTGCGTGAAATTATTGAACAAATGATTCAACGTACAGTGAACTTTATCGTTTCGGGCAATGCTTCAAGTCACGAACCAGAAGAAGCGTGGAACTTACAAGGAATTGTTGATTATGTTGACGCGAACTTACTTCCTGAAGGCACAATCACACTAGAAGATTTACAAAATAGAACAAGCGAAGATATTCAAAACCTAATTTTAGATAAAATTAAAGCAGCGTACGACGAAAAAGAAACATTACTACCTCCAGAAGAGTTCAATGAATTTGAAAAAGTAGTTCTGCTTCGTGTTGTTGATACTAAATGGGTTGATCATATTGATGCAATGGATCATTTACGTGATGGTATTCATTTACGTGCTTATGGTCAAATTGATCCGCTTCGTGAGTATCAATCAGAAGGTTTCGAAATGTTCGAAGCGATGGTATCTTCCATCGATGAAGACGTGGCGCGTTATATCATGAAAGCAGAAATTCGCCAAAACCTTGAGCGTGAGCAAGTTGCAAAAGGGGAAGCGGTCAATCCTGCTGAAGGTAAACCAGAAGCGAAACGCCAACCAATCCGCAAAGACCAACATATTGGACGTAACGATCCATGTCCTTGTGGTAGCGGCAAAAAATATAAAAATTGTCATGGTAAAGAAGCATAG
- the hpf gene encoding ribosome hibernation-promoting factor, HPF/YfiA family: protein MLKYNIRGENIEVTEPIRDYVEKKIDKLERYFTETPDANVHVNLKVYSDKNAKVEVTIPLPNLVLRAEETSGDLYASIDLIVDKLERQIRKHKTKVNRKFRDKGAERDYFAYSDVNGSTPPEENEGDFDLEIVRTKQFSLKPMDSEEAVLQMNLLGHSFYVYTDAETNGTNIVYSRKDGKYGLIETN from the coding sequence ATGCTTAAGTACAACATTCGTGGTGAAAATATTGAAGTAACGGAACCGATTCGAGATTACGTTGAAAAGAAAATCGATAAATTAGAACGATACTTTACAGAAACTCCAGACGCTAACGTTCATGTTAATTTAAAAGTATATTCCGATAAAAATGCGAAAGTTGAAGTGACCATTCCGCTCCCAAATCTTGTGCTACGTGCAGAAGAAACAAGTGGAGATTTATATGCTAGCATCGACTTAATTGTAGATAAATTAGAAAGACAAATTCGCAAACATAAAACAAAAGTAAACCGCAAGTTCCGTGATAAAGGCGCTGAAAGAGACTATTTTGCTTATTCAGATGTGAACGGCAGCACACCACCAGAAGAAAATGAGGGAGATTTTGATCTTGAAATTGTAAGAACAAAACAATTTTCATTGAAACCAATGGATAGTGAAGAAGCTGTTTTACAAATGAACTTGTTAGGACATAGTTTCTACGTGTATACGGATGCGGAAACAAACGGTACGAATATTGTTTATTCCCGTAAAGATGGCAAGTATGGTTTAATTGAAACAAACTAA
- a CDS encoding ComF family protein, with translation MNNCLLCAQPVKQTASWELSWLFHSPPICCKICLAGFEKLAGSLCTFCGKESAEPVCEDCQDRDHFFDSNKSIYRYNDFAKEYMKKFKFQGDYEIGAIFKSELKKLLAGKNQKIVPIPVSKTRKLERGFNQTTAILKQSDILYEEILAKKHTEKQSKKNKKERLAAEQVFYFSGKAVCEVRKVLLFDDIYTTGSTLNLAAQILKEAGVEKVSALTIFR, from the coding sequence ATGAATAATTGTTTGCTCTGCGCGCAGCCAGTTAAACAGACCGCCAGTTGGGAATTAAGTTGGTTGTTCCATAGTCCGCCTATTTGTTGCAAAATTTGCTTAGCTGGATTTGAAAAATTGGCAGGTTCACTCTGTACATTTTGTGGTAAAGAGTCAGCAGAACCAGTTTGCGAAGATTGCCAAGACCGAGATCATTTTTTTGATAGTAATAAATCCATTTACCGCTACAATGATTTTGCCAAAGAATATATGAAAAAATTTAAATTTCAAGGTGATTATGAAATTGGAGCCATTTTCAAAAGCGAATTAAAAAAACTTTTAGCAGGGAAAAACCAGAAAATAGTTCCTATCCCGGTAAGTAAAACTCGTAAATTAGAACGCGGATTTAATCAAACAACCGCCATTTTAAAGCAATCCGATATTTTATATGAGGAAATTCTAGCCAAAAAACATACAGAAAAGCAATCTAAAAAAAACAAAAAAGAACGATTGGCGGCAGAACAAGTATTTTACTTTTCGGGAAAAGCAGTTTGCGAGGTACGTAAGGTACTATTATTTGATGATATTTATACCACAGGAAGTACACTCAACTTGGCGGCGCAAATTTTAAAAGAAGCAGGGGTGGAAAAGGTAAGCGCTCTAACAATATTCAGATAG